CCCGCTCACCGTGGAGGCGTCGGTGTGGCAGACGCCCGTCGCGACCAGGCGCACCAGGCACTCGCCGAGGGGCTGGCGCGGCTCCCAGCAGATGGCGGCGCGGACCTTCACGGGGACACCGAGGCTAGCAGGCCCCGCGCCTCGGCCGCCAGCGAGGTCAGTCCCAGACGACCTGCAACAGACCGCTCTCTTGCATGCCGGTGTCGGCGGAGAGGAGCGGGCAGCCGACGGCCCGCGCGGCCGCCATGATCATGCGGTCGAAGGGGTCGTGCACCCCGGGTAGAAGCGCAAACTCCCTCGCCTGGGCGAGGTCGAGCGGGAGGAGCTGGAGCTCGGAATTCCGCTCCAGCGTCGCCTCCAGCTCGGGGATGCCGATCGCGCTCCGCCCGCGCTCGCGCAAGAGCACGATCTCCACCGGGACGATCGCCGGAATCCAGGCGCGGCATCGCCCGCGATCGACCTCGCGCAGCATGCGTCCCGCCGACCTTCCGACCCGCCGCCCCTGCACGTACCAGACGAAGGCGTGCGTATCGAGGACGCAGGCCTTCACTTCACCTTCGCGTGGCGCCGCAGGCGGGTCTCGAGCTCCCGCGTGAGCGAGCGGCGCACGCGA
This region of Deltaproteobacteria bacterium genomic DNA includes:
- a CDS encoding S-(hydroxymethyl)glutathione dehydrogenase (catalyzes the formation of S-formylglutathione from S-(hydroxymethyl)glutathione; also catalyzes the formation of aldehyde or ketone from alcohols) — encoded protein: MKVRAAICWEPRQPLGECLVRLVATGVCHTDASTVSG
- a CDS encoding type II toxin-antitoxin system VapC family toxin encodes the protein MAEPPAGSAGAEGVPSRAPLAHAGARDPPAAPREGEVKACVLDTHAFVWYVQGRRVGRSAGRMLREVDRGRCRAWIPAIVPVEIVLLRERGRSAIGIPELEATLERNSELQLLPLDLAQAREFALLPGVHDPFDRMIMAAARAVGCPLLSADTGMQESGLLQVVWD